The window CTGGGTGTGGCCCTGGCACACCATGAGATCAGAAGGAGAGACTCAGGGAGACCTGTGCTGTGGTGGAGGGTATGTGGGGGGAAAGCTGGCAGCCTCTATGTGGGTCGATGGCATGCCTTCCCGGCACAGACCCAAGTCCCCATGGCACAATTCCTGGATCTATGTCCTCGACTGGGTCAGAAGcaggaggcagagtgggggtgtACTCTGCTTGGACTGCCTGCGGTCCTGCCACtgatggggtgtgggggggcagtGCCAACCCTGACTCAAGTCCTCTGAGCCCAAGGAGAGGAAGGCAGTCCACCCCATAAGGCTCTCCCTGGAGCACCCCTGTACCTACAGGATGTGGGAGAATCCCTGAGGGAGCAGTGCCAGCTCCCCATCCTCTGAGAGCCAGATTCACGCCTGGGACACACAAGACATGATCTCTAGGCCCCATTTTCCCCATTTGCAAAGCTGACTGGTTAGGATACTAAAGGACAAAACTAAGCTGGGGTATCACCTACATCTGGTTGTTGCCCATTCTAATCACCTCCTTTGGCCCAGCTCTGTGATCACCAGCTCTGCTAACCATAGATAAAAGCCTGTCTTCCTGCAATCACCTTCAACATGTCATTTCATGACGCCATGCCACCACCAAGCTCCCTTTAGTGCTGAATGACAAAGCAGTGCTAGGGTGCAGGAACAGTTTGTAGGACAGCCTTGAGCAGCCCCCTCCTCTGAGGCACACTGCACATGACCCCCACTTAGGGCCCGGCCCTTTCAGGGGCTTCCCAGAAGGGCTGAGTGTCCCAGCAGGTGCACACCCAGAAGATGGCCCTGACCTCTGGCTCTTCCCCCGCCTGCATGCTTCCCGCCCAGTCCAGTCTGCTAAGCACCACTGTGTGCTAGCCCTGTGCCCACAGCACATGCCATAGAGACTAGGAGGATGATGGAGCTTTGGGCCTGGCCTCATGGGGTGGGGGGCCTGGGACCTGTAGTACTGAGGTCAGCTCCCTTGGGAGCTGAGAGTCCCAGGATAAGGAGGGGCCACTGCCCAGGGCTGAGCAGAGGTTACAATCACAGTCTGGAGTCTGGTTATGTAGCACCTGCCAGCTGCAGAACTTGACGCCCTAAGGGACCTGTCCTTGTGTCCTACCCATAATCCCAGGGACCCTCCTCAACACATGTCAGTCAGGTATCTGTGGATAAGCAGTGGGGACACTGTGCCTCCCCCAGGGCCTTGCTGTGGCCACAGTTGATCCTGCATGAAAGCAAAGCAGGGGACACCCCTGGGAACTGCCAGGTTCTGAAGGAGGGGGCAGGTGTCCCAGGACAGCATAAGGTTTGTAGAAATGACACCACAACCGTGCAGCGTgtttgccccctccccccaaaacctaGCTCCTTGTGCCGTCGGGAAAGTTGGGTTCACCTCAGTGTCTGGCCTCTAGTCCAGGCCTTGCATCTGCAGAGCAGCTACATAGCAGGTGCACAACAGGCCCCTTACAGGGCCGGGAACACCAACAGCTCCACCAGAAAATGGGCAACTAGTGAGCTCCCTGTGGGTTTTCACGTGAGAACACTTTGATACTTTATACGTGGACCTTTTCATCTGTCTTTTCTGAAGAATCTTCTCCCTTTAAGCAGCTGCAGAGTCCACTAGCAGATCTGCAGGGGTAGAGGTTGGGGGGCAGGTGCCCACCCTCCTGTGCCTTCCAGGGGTTCGCAGCAGGGTGCTGGGGCCCCACCTGGTGGGGTACTaaaggggcgggggcagggcctggggcacACAGCCTCTTGGGGCTGTCACAGTGGGATGGGTGGCTAGCCAGTATGCCTCTGTGCCTGAGTGGGGCAATGGCCGAGTCTCTGAGTTTAAAGCCCTATCTCTCTTTACTCCTGGAAGAGGCCATGGGACAGgcccagaaggcaggcagaactGCCAAGAAATGGCGTTGCCACAAAAGgcaggccagaggcagggagcccTGGCTTGGCCCCAGGAAGCAGGTATGGCTAAGGGTGGGACCATGACTGTCCTAAGCCTGGGCACCCCCACCTGTCCCCCAACCCGTGACCAGGACAACAGGCACAGCTGCCACCGCCCCACAGGATCAGTCAGGTGACCCCTGGTTTGTGCTCTAGCCTCCCGTGCTCTCTGAGGGGGCCCCATGAGGGACAGTAGGGGCCCACCACAGACTCTGGAGCCCCTAGGTGCCTGCCAGGGCTGTATGCGGCGATGGGGCCCCAGGCAGGCCCAGGACCCATTAAATCCTTCCAGGATCAGGGTGGGGAATCATTATGAAGGCTGGGCATGTCTCCTTGCATCTGCTCGTTGCCGTGGTCCATGGACAACCCAGAAtctgcctcccctgcccaggTGCTGTCCTGTGTTTACTGCAGCCCTCCACAGCCCTCCATGCCCAGGAGCCTAGAGATCCTGACGTTACCCCTGACAACGTGCTGACGCAGATGCCagcgggtgggggatgggggaaggtggtggtggtggctgtggCTAGTTTGCCAGGTATGGGGGCGGGGGCTCTGCCAGCCCGCTGTCAGAGAGAAGATGAGGACTCAAGAGCGGAGAAGGAGAGAAGACCTCTGAGGAGCCACGTCCAGAGCGTAGCACCAGGCCCCCAGGTTCCCTTAGCTTCTGCAAAAAACAGCACGGCTGGTTCTTGGCTACCTTGCCTTTGCTGGGGCCCAGGGACACTTGCGGGCCCTTGCAAAGAAGGCATGAGGGGCAGCCCCGTCCTGTTACCGATGGCTGCATTCGCTTTGGCTggcaggaggagggcagggacacAGAGGGGCGGGTCGGCGGTGGTGATAGGAGCTGCCTGCAGGCGCCGGCAGAGGCAGGCTCTGGTCTCCGCCTGGCCCGGCTCTCCCCTGGGCGGCCAGCCCACCGTGGCGGCCAGCCGGCTGGAGGAACCACAGGGGCTATTGTCTTTCCTCGGCAGCCTGTTTGTTTTCCATCCTGAGATACTGCTGGTAGAGCATGAAAGGTCACAACTATTTGGAATCCAGTGAATTTCCAGCCTCACTTGAGTTTCTCATGAAGAATATCCTTTTCTGGGGAATAAGTACCTCCCCAGGCCTGCGGAGACCAGGGTGGTGGCAGCGGTGGGGTACAGGCCTGGCTGCTAGCCCCTCCCTTTAGAAAATTCTCTGAACAGCTCCAGAGACTGGCTGCCCTACAGGGGGCAAATATAGGTCTTCCAGAAACCACGTCCCCAGCCAGGCCAGGGGTTGCCATCCCTGCCCAGGGCTGCTAGCCATGTGCCTCCCAGGCACAGGGCTGGGAGTAGGCTAGAGATGTGAGGGCCTGCATGGGGCTGCCTGTCCAGCCGTCTGTCCACCCAGCCCAGCTGTGCGGCCATTCACCAGCACATGAGTGGGGACCCATACGTAATGTTAGGCTGCAATGGAGGGGTGTGCTGGTGCTGCGTCAGGGAAGGCCGTTCAAAGAGGTGACTCTTGACATGAGACCTGAAGGActgagacaggcagaggcagggtggTCACACCCTTAAGGCTGGAGACAGTAGAGCATGTGAGTGAAACAAGCCCACGAAGgccagagcagagaggagagagacagtgaggaggTAGGGGATGGGCCAGGCAGAGCCGGTCAGGCCTCACGCAGGAGAAGGCCTGGCTTTGGGCCCATCTTGCAGGACACTTGGGCCGCTTCCTAGTTGACAGGCTCAGAGAGCAGAGATGATAGCCAAATCCCTCCATGAGACACGGGACCAGCTTAGGGCCCAGGCATCCCGCCTCCCACGTCCTGCCACACCTGTGGGCACAGGCTTGGCCAAAAGAGCCTGCCAACAGACAGTGTGGGAGCCTGGCCCAGTGCTGAAAGAACCTGCCATGCTTGTGCTGAAGATGACAAATGAAGCAGCCCTGAGATCTAGGCCCCGGGAAGGCACCAGAGCACTGGCTGTCACCAGCCTCAGGACACAGCAGAAATAGGCAGAAGCCCAGAGAGCTGACCATGGGAGCACCGTGTGGCTGGCAGACCTGCCTTGGCACTGTTCTAGGGCCTCACCTGGGCACCTGACCCTGGTCTTGCATCCTGGCCAGGTCAGCCCCAAGCCGTCTGCCCAGAGCAATGCCTCATTGAAGAGCCCGACTTTGCCCATCGTCTGGGATGCTTCCTATGCCCAGAACCACACATGGCACTGAATTGAGTATAGGCAGAAGAATAAGAGGAGCTAGAAGCCCTAGAAACTGCATAGTGCTAGGGGCAAGGCCGCCCTGACCACAGGGAGCTGCAGGCTTGCCCTGCCCCATGGATGCAGTGTCCTCAGCCCAGACCCCTTACCCTGTCGCTGCCTGGCACAGCTCTGGAGAGACCCCTGGATGCACACAGGGCAGATGAGGGGAGCCCTGCTTCCTATCTCCATGACTACTTGAAGCTGTTTATTTCCCCTCCTCCAAGAGGCTGGACTTCCTTGGAAACCTGACAAAAGCCAAAGACCCTCTCTCTGTCCAGAAAAGCGCTCAGACACCCAGCACAGTGGCCAAAGCCTGCAGCTACCCACAGGCTTTCTTGGGGCTGCAGGCTCAAGTAAGACTCCTGGATAAACCCAAAGAATAAAGCCACCACCTGCCTTAGAAAAGACTGAGTGAAGGACCAAGCCTCTTCCTTGCCATCGCCTGGTCCCTTGAACCCTGGAGGCTAACCCTGCCCCCCATTTCCCAGCATGGTGGGTCCCCCACCATGACCATCATCATCCCAACCCCTGCTAGCCCACCGCCTCTCCAAGCTGCTGGCACCCACAGTCCTACACCACTTACAGCTACTTGCAGACTCCTGTTTGCCCCCATGCCCCTCACCCCCAGGATCAAAGGCCTCTTAAGGGCAGAttccaggtctctgctcagtgttCCTGCCTGGCACAAAGCTTCCTCCACAGGGCAGCCTGGGTGGGGCAGCTCAGGCCTCCCCCATGCTATCCAGCTGCTCAGCCCCTACCACCACTCCTGGGCACCCAAGGACACTATGGTGCCTTGTGACCTGGACCTTCTGGTTGAGGGCTGAGCTTGCATCGTGTGGCCACCCCCTCCTTGCCAGCGGATTAGCTTCCTTCCCTGCCTAGCAGCTCCCCCTTGAGCCCCCACTGGCTCAGCACCAACCCTCGTTGCCCCTTGGCCCTTCCTTGCACTGCCCCCACTCTCTGGGGCATCCACCTACCACCTGCCTTTGACCTCCTCCTCCACATAGTAGTCCTTAGCTAGGGCTGAGGGCCTGAGAGactccccacacccacccaaCCCCTGGGGAATAAACCTCAGAAACAGTTCTGAACCCTGTCACCACCAGACTCCCAGGATCCATTTGGGCTTGTGGGGTTGTGGTTGCAGTTCCCAggacccagcacagtgcctgggattGGTAGAAGTTCTGTGCATTTAATGAACTGCTACATGGACCGACACCTGAATGCCTGGCCTGGGCCCTGTTCCCACTCCTGTGTGGCAGAGCTGTCAacctccctcccagcctccaAGGTTACTCCCCCAATGCACCTTGCACCtgactgcccccccccaacctcaTGGGAAACAAAGCTCCTCACAGGGCccagcttcccctttctcctcctcagtGAGCCTTCCTTGACACTCAGGTGTCCAAGggcccctcctctgggctctAAGCAACTTGCCCTTGCAGCTAAGGAGCAGGCCCCACTCAGCAGAGGGCGGCCTCCATGCCCTGAGTATTTTAGGCATGAGGTATGGGCTTCTTGTGGCACTGATGTCAGGCCACCTGGGTACCTTGGGGTCTCTGAGCCCCTTGTCAGCAGCTGGGTGAGGGCACCCCTACCTGGTAGAGCCTGAGGGTATGGTGATTGATACTCAGAGGGCATTCAGAGCGCTGAGGGCCTGCCGGGGCCCCGAGGTCAGAGTGGGACCTGTCCATGCTAGGGTAGCCACTGAGAGAGCTGACAGCAGGCGCTACCCCAAGGTCCTTGAGTGCCCATGATGGCCACCACGCCCCACACCATGCTCCCTGGACAGTTCCTCACCACCATGGCTCCCCCTCTGACTGCAGCCTCTCCGGCCGTGCTGGCCCATACTCTCAAGCCCACCCACTTCCAAGGAGCCAGCAGTGGCAGCAACAAGTAGAGGAAAAGCCTGGCACACTCACCGTCTGGTTGTCCTCGTAGAGCTTCAGGTCATAGCCACTAAGCTCCACACAGAAGATGATGGCTGTGACGCCCTCGAAACAGTGGATCCATTTTTTGCGCTCCGACCTCTGCCCGCCCACATCTACCATCTTGAAGGTGAGCTCCTTGAAGGTGAACTTGTTCTCCACGATGCCCGTGGTCATGTCCCGGGAGCGCAGAATGTCCTCAACTGTGGGGATGTAGTCGGGCGCGGCGATGCGCTCCAGGTCGTTCAGGTAGTAGGCGGCGTTGTCTTCCAGGTGGTACTCGCTGGAACGGCCAAAGCAGGCCTGCGCCCCAGGGTCGGCCCACAGCCTCCGCATGACGCCCAGCAGCTCCGGGGTGATCTCGCCCTTGCTCTCGGCGGGGCCCGTGAGCGCGAAGAGCTGGACGGCGTCGTAGGCACGATCCGGGTTGTGGAAGTCGATCTTGAGGGCGGCCAGGGCACGGATGATGCGCGTCAGCGAGTCGATGGCGTTGTAGATGATGAGGGGCTTGTACTCCTTGCAGGCTTCCAGATTGAAGCCCCCGCTGTGGATGATCTTCATCTGCTTCACGATGGTGCTCTTGCCAGAGTTGCTGGTGCCCAGCAGGAGCAGCTTGATCTCACGGCGCTGCCTCTGGCTCTCTGAGCGCAGATGGCGGTCAATTCTCCGGGACCGCCGTGCTGCCTCTTTCTCCTCTGAGCTTTGCCGA is drawn from Mustela lutreola isolate mMusLut2 chromosome 11, mMusLut2.pri, whole genome shotgun sequence and contains these coding sequences:
- the GNAZ gene encoding guanine nucleotide-binding protein G(z) subunit alpha; the encoded protein is MGCRQSSEEKEAARRSRRIDRHLRSESQRQRREIKLLLLGTSNSGKSTIVKQMKIIHSGGFNLEACKEYKPLIIYNAIDSLTRIIRALAALKIDFHNPDRAYDAVQLFALTGPAESKGEITPELLGVMRRLWADPGAQACFGRSSEYHLEDNAAYYLNDLERIAAPDYIPTVEDILRSRDMTTGIVENKFTFKELTFKMVDVGGQRSERKKWIHCFEGVTAIIFCVELSGYDLKLYEDNQTSRMAESLRLFDSICNNNWFINTSLILFLNKKDLLAEKIRRIPLTICFPEYKGQNTYEEAAVYIQRQFEDLNRNKETKEIYSHFTCATDTSNIQFVFDAVTDVIIQNNLKYIGLC